A single window of Microplitis demolitor isolate Queensland-Clemson2020A chromosome 7, iyMicDemo2.1a, whole genome shotgun sequence DNA harbors:
- the LOC103568966 gene encoding ethanolamine-phosphate cytidylyltransferase isoform X2, with protein MVRGIKWVDEVVEGAPYVTTLETLDKYNCDFCVHGDDITMTADGVDTYHLVKAAGRYREVQRTAGVSTTDLVGRMLLMTRQHFKQGDSEYSVDREPSESMGQDRSARSPWTGCSQFLPTTQKIIQFSDGKSPQPGDKIVYVAGAFDLFHVGHLDFLEVAKREGDYLIVGLHTDPAVNRYKCGNHPIMNLHERVLSVLACKYVNEVVIGAPYEVTKDLMEHFNVSVVCHGQTPIMPCERGTDPYTEPKRQNKFKLLDSKNDMTTEKIIERIILHRLEFEDRNLKKEKKEIAAHEAFIKSQKKEISD; from the exons ATGGTACGAGGTATAAAATGGGTAGATGAAGTTGTTGAAGGTGCTCCTTACGTTACAACTCTAGAAACattagataaatataattgtgatTTTTGTGTACACGGTGATGACATCACAATGACAGCTGATGGAGTTGATACATATCATCTTGTAAAAGCTGCAGGTCGATATag aGAAGTTCAAAGAACAGCTGGTGTTTCAACGACAGATTTAGTAGGACGTATGCTACTGATGACTAGACAACATTTCAAACAAGGTGACAGTGAATACAGTGTAGATAGAGAACCGAGCGAAAGTATGGGTCAAGATAGATCAGCTCGTAGCCCCTGGACAGGATGCTCACAATTTTTACCtacaactcaaaaaataattcaattcagTGATGGAAAGAGTCCACAACCTGGTGATAAAATAGTTTATGTTGCTGGAGCGTTTGATTTATTCCACGTTGGGCATTTAGATTTTTTGGAAGTTGCTAAACGGGAAGGggattatttaattgttggaTTACACACTGATCCAGCAGTTAATCGTTACAAATGTGGTAATCATCCTATTATGAATCTTCATGAACGAGTTCTCAGTGTACTAGCTTGCaag TACGTCAATGAAGTCGTTATTGGTGCGCCTTATGAAGTGACGAAAGATTTAATGGAACACTTTAATGTTTCCGTTGTTTGTCATGGTCAAACACCAATAATGCCATGTGAACGCGGTACTGATCCTTATACTGAACCTAaaagacaaaataaatttaaattattggatAGTAAAAATGATATGACAACCGAGAAAATCattgaaagaattattttacacAG GTTGGAATTCGAggatagaaatttaaaaaaggagaaaaaagaaattgctGCTCACGAAGCCTTCattaaatcacaaaaaaaggaaatatctgattaa
- the LOC103568966 gene encoding ethanolamine-phosphate cytidylyltransferase isoform X1: protein MSEKRKEVRVWCDGCYDMVHFGHANSLRQAKALGDYLVVGVHTDEEISKHKGPPVFTQEERYKMVRGIKWVDEVVEGAPYVTTLETLDKYNCDFCVHGDDITMTADGVDTYHLVKAAGRYREVQRTAGVSTTDLVGRMLLMTRQHFKQGDSEYSVDREPSESMGQDRSARSPWTGCSQFLPTTQKIIQFSDGKSPQPGDKIVYVAGAFDLFHVGHLDFLEVAKREGDYLIVGLHTDPAVNRYKCGNHPIMNLHERVLSVLACKYVNEVVIGAPYEVTKDLMEHFNVSVVCHGQTPIMPCERGTDPYTEPKRQNKFKLLDSKNDMTTEKIIERIILHRLEFEDRNLKKEKKEIAAHEAFIKSQKKEISD from the exons atgaGTGAAAAACGTAAAGAAGTTCGTGTATGGTGTGATGGATG ttatgaCATGGTACATTTTGGACATGCTAATTCTCTGAGACAAGCTAAAGCTCTTGGTGATTATTTAGTTGTTGGAGTACATACTGATGAAGAAATATCAAAACATAAAGGACCACCGGTTTTTACACAAGAGGAAAG GTACAAAATGGTACGAGGTATAAAATGGGTAGATGAAGTTGTTGAAGGTGCTCCTTACGTTACAACTCTAGAAACattagataaatataattgtgatTTTTGTGTACACGGTGATGACATCACAATGACAGCTGATGGAGTTGATACATATCATCTTGTAAAAGCTGCAGGTCGATATag aGAAGTTCAAAGAACAGCTGGTGTTTCAACGACAGATTTAGTAGGACGTATGCTACTGATGACTAGACAACATTTCAAACAAGGTGACAGTGAATACAGTGTAGATAGAGAACCGAGCGAAAGTATGGGTCAAGATAGATCAGCTCGTAGCCCCTGGACAGGATGCTCACAATTTTTACCtacaactcaaaaaataattcaattcagTGATGGAAAGAGTCCACAACCTGGTGATAAAATAGTTTATGTTGCTGGAGCGTTTGATTTATTCCACGTTGGGCATTTAGATTTTTTGGAAGTTGCTAAACGGGAAGGggattatttaattgttggaTTACACACTGATCCAGCAGTTAATCGTTACAAATGTGGTAATCATCCTATTATGAATCTTCATGAACGAGTTCTCAGTGTACTAGCTTGCaag TACGTCAATGAAGTCGTTATTGGTGCGCCTTATGAAGTGACGAAAGATTTAATGGAACACTTTAATGTTTCCGTTGTTTGTCATGGTCAAACACCAATAATGCCATGTGAACGCGGTACTGATCCTTATACTGAACCTAaaagacaaaataaatttaaattattggatAGTAAAAATGATATGACAACCGAGAAAATCattgaaagaattattttacacAG GTTGGAATTCGAggatagaaatttaaaaaaggagaaaaaagaaattgctGCTCACGAAGCCTTCattaaatcacaaaaaaaggaaatatctgattaa